From Cecembia calidifontis, one genomic window encodes:
- a CDS encoding IS256 family transposase, translated as MKKEDLLNDDFLKQFRTAGELNSFLQQLQKRAVEKMLEGELDAHLGYEKHQNSDNPNSRNGYSTKTIKNTFGEAEIRVPRDRDGSFEPALVPKRRSMAEGVENVIISMYAKGMSNQDIEEQIRELYDINVSSSTISRVTGAVAEDIVAWRNRPLDPVYLIVWMDGISFKVRENSKVVNKTVYIAVGLRTNGLKEILGLWLGKNESSAFWMGVLTDLKARGVEDILITATDNLNGFTDTIKASFPQSVTQICVVHQIRNACRYVAWKDRRAFTRDMKEIYTAPTKDAAWAALNDFAKKWESKYAYAIKSWRDNWDELTVFFDYPAEIRKIIYTTNLIENLNGKIRKYTKNKLSFPTDDAVMKSVFLAAREASKKWTMPIRDWGAILNSFLLIFGDRVRLLDT; from the coding sequence ATGAAAAAAGAAGATCTCCTAAATGATGACTTCCTCAAGCAGTTCAGGACTGCCGGGGAGCTTAATTCCTTCCTTCAACAGCTTCAGAAAAGAGCCGTTGAGAAAATGCTTGAAGGCGAGCTGGATGCCCATCTTGGCTATGAAAAGCATCAGAATTCCGATAATCCCAATTCAAGGAACGGCTATTCCACCAAAACAATAAAAAACACATTTGGGGAAGCTGAAATCAGAGTCCCAAGAGACAGGGACGGCAGCTTTGAGCCTGCCCTTGTGCCCAAACGCAGAAGCATGGCGGAGGGCGTTGAAAACGTGATCATTTCCATGTATGCCAAGGGAATGTCAAACCAGGACATCGAAGAACAGATCCGGGAGCTTTATGACATCAATGTTTCCTCCTCCACCATCTCAAGGGTTACCGGTGCCGTAGCGGAGGATATTGTTGCATGGAGAAACAGGCCGCTTGACCCTGTATACCTGATCGTTTGGATGGATGGTATATCCTTCAAAGTCAGGGAGAACTCCAAAGTGGTCAACAAGACCGTTTATATTGCCGTTGGCCTCAGAACTAACGGCCTTAAAGAGATCCTAGGCCTTTGGCTTGGCAAGAATGAATCTTCGGCTTTCTGGATGGGGGTACTCACCGACCTGAAAGCCAGAGGGGTTGAAGATATTCTCATAACGGCAACTGACAACCTGAACGGGTTTACTGATACGATAAAAGCTTCATTCCCCCAATCAGTCACTCAGATATGTGTCGTCCACCAGATCAGAAACGCATGTAGATATGTCGCATGGAAAGACCGCAGGGCGTTTACAAGGGATATGAAGGAAATTTATACCGCCCCTACAAAAGATGCTGCTTGGGCTGCCCTGAACGATTTTGCCAAAAAATGGGAATCCAAATACGCTTATGCCATCAAAAGCTGGAGGGACAACTGGGATGAACTCACCGTTTTCTTCGATTACCCGGCTGAAATCCGTAAAATCATCTATACCACCAACCTGATTGAAAATCTCAATGGAAAGATCAGAAAATACACCAAAAACAAGCTCTCTTTCCCGACAGATGATGCCGTAATGAAGTCTGTTTTCCTGGCTGCAAGAGAAGCATCGAAAAAATGGACTATGCCTATCAGAGACTGGGGAGCTATTCTTAACAGTTTCCTGCTTATATTTGGTGATAGGGTCAGGCTTCTTGATACCTGA
- a CDS encoding arsenic resistance protein: MFKSFSNLKFFLANIGINFVWTPIFAYGLGYFFLHNEVSLWIGFVMLMVTPCTDWYLIFTGTAKGNTPLSASVLPLNLILQVILLPIYLLLFFGKTGTVDSAVLFESILLVLLVPFVLAQTTRSISKQLSKGNFIEKRMSPFFEKSQVIFLGLAIMAMFASQGAYLTNNLKIVLILLIPLLFFFIVNFLFGRFVSSLLKFNYEDSASLNLTTLARNSPISLAIAVTAFPNDPLVALALVIGPLIELPILALVSQILLKIRNKKLIEE, translated from the coding sequence TTGTTTAAAAGTTTTTCTAATCTAAAATTTTTCTTGGCTAATATCGGAATCAACTTTGTCTGGACTCCAATATTTGCTTATGGCTTAGGATATTTTTTCCTCCATAACGAAGTGAGTCTTTGGATTGGTTTTGTGATGCTTATGGTAACCCCTTGCACGGATTGGTATTTGATTTTTACGGGAACTGCGAAAGGAAACACTCCTTTAAGTGCATCTGTACTTCCATTAAATTTGATTTTACAAGTAATTCTTTTGCCCATTTATTTACTTCTGTTTTTTGGTAAGACAGGTACAGTCGATTCAGCTGTTTTGTTTGAAAGTATCCTTTTGGTGTTACTTGTTCCTTTTGTTTTAGCTCAAACTACAAGGTCTATCTCAAAACAATTATCAAAAGGTAATTTTATTGAAAAGAGAATGTCACCTTTTTTTGAAAAAAGTCAGGTAATTTTTTTAGGCTTGGCCATTATGGCAATGTTTGCATCACAAGGAGCATACTTAACCAATAATCTTAAAATCGTTTTAATTTTACTTATTCCATTGCTCTTCTTTTTTATAGTCAATTTCTTATTTGGTCGGTTCGTGAGTTCCTTGTTAAAATTCAATTATGAAGATTCTGCAAGCTTAAATTTGACAACCTTGGCGAGAAATTCTCCAATATCATTGGCAATTGCTGTTACAGCATTTCCAAATGACCCTCTTGTTGCTTTGGCATTAGTCATTGGTCCGTTAATTGAATTGCCAATATTAGCTTTGGTATCACAAATATTATTGAAAATCAGAAACAAAAAGTTAATTGAAGAATAA
- the merTP gene encoding mercuric transport protein MerTP, giving the protein MKTDNKLAGLGLLTAISASLCCITPVLALLAGTSGLASTFFWLDPLRPYLIGLTVLVIGFAWYQKLKPQKQVDCNCDTTEKTPFIQTKKFLGIVTIFAGLMLAFPMYASVFFPKTTNQTIVADKSNIQTAEFKINGMTCSGCEEHVNHEVNKLTGIVMTTVSYENRNAIIEFDQTQTNIDEIE; this is encoded by the coding sequence ATGAAAACAGATAATAAACTCGCAGGACTTGGACTTTTGACAGCAATTTCGGCTTCACTTTGCTGCATTACTCCTGTTCTGGCTTTATTGGCAGGGACAAGTGGACTTGCTTCAACTTTTTTTTGGCTTGACCCTTTAAGACCGTATTTAATTGGACTGACAGTTTTGGTAATTGGATTTGCTTGGTATCAAAAATTGAAGCCTCAAAAACAAGTGGACTGCAACTGCGACACGACAGAAAAAACACCATTCATACAGACAAAAAAATTTTTAGGCATAGTGACAATTTTTGCAGGACTTATGCTTGCTTTCCCAATGTATGCCAGCGTTTTCTTTCCAAAGACAACTAACCAAACTATTGTTGCGGACAAATCAAACATTCAGACGGCAGAATTTAAAATAAACGGAATGACCTGCTCAGGTTGCGAAGAACACGTAAACCATGAAGTAAACAAACTGACAGGAATAGTTATGACGACTGTTTCATACGAGAACAGAAACGCAATCATTGAATTTGACCAGACACAAACCAATATTGACGAAATAGAATAA
- a CDS encoding GDCCVxC domain-containing (seleno)protein: protein MNIILQSTITCPECGHKKEETMPTDACQYFYECENCKKVLRPKQGDCCVYCSYGTVKCPPIQAGTNCCK from the coding sequence ATGAACATAATCTTACAATCAACAATCACCTGCCCCGAATGCGGACATAAGAAAGAAGAAACTATGCCGACAGATGCTTGCCAATATTTTTACGAGTGTGAAAACTGTAAGAAAGTATTGAGGCCAAAACAGGGTGACTGTTGCGTATATTGTAGTTATGGGACAGTAAAATGCCCACCAATACAAGCCGGGACAAATTGCTGTAAATGA
- a CDS encoding sulfatase family protein — protein MKSFTRLIAFLGPNLFAILLVFQGSLSSIAQQKNPSKPNYIIIFADDLGYGDLGVFGHPSIRTPYLDQMAFEGQKWTNFYVAAPVCTPSRAGLLTGRLPVRNGMASDKRAVLFPDSKGGLPPGEVTLAKALKSVGYKTSAIGKWHLGHQSPYLPTDHGFDSYYGIPYSNDMNRVETIEVKDWINGQIQLAEEERWEAYQVPLMRNQEIIEQPTDQRTLTRRYTEEAIAQIKNMNGAPFFLYLAHSLPHIPLFRAEEFKGKSLAGMYGDVIEEIDWSVGQILQVLKEEGLAENTLVIFTSDNGPWHIFKEHGGTAGMLRGAKGGTFEGGMRVPTLFWWPGKLKQEVVMDMGTTLDLFPTFSKLSGFPIPTDRSYDGYDLSGLLFGTGKSERNIVYYYHGTQLRAIRWGDYKAHFFTQNEYGSQTAHPITQPPLEITNQLTPHDPPLLYNLSIDPGERWNIAESHPEILSAILKIRDAHLATLIPVENQLEK, from the coding sequence ATGAAGTCATTTACTCGGTTGATTGCTTTTTTGGGACCAAACTTATTTGCTATCCTTTTAGTATTCCAAGGTTCCCTTTCATCCATTGCTCAGCAGAAAAATCCATCCAAACCAAACTACATTATCATTTTTGCGGATGATTTAGGATATGGTGATCTGGGAGTGTTTGGCCATCCCAGCATTCGAACCCCTTACTTGGATCAAATGGCCTTTGAGGGGCAAAAATGGACCAATTTTTATGTTGCTGCTCCGGTCTGTACTCCTAGCAGGGCAGGTTTGCTTACGGGGAGACTTCCGGTAAGAAACGGAATGGCCAGTGATAAACGGGCGGTGCTTTTCCCGGATTCCAAAGGAGGCTTACCTCCAGGAGAAGTCACTCTGGCCAAAGCCCTAAAAAGCGTAGGGTACAAGACGTCAGCAATAGGAAAATGGCATTTAGGGCATCAGTCCCCATACTTGCCTACTGACCACGGCTTTGATTCCTACTATGGTATACCCTACTCCAATGATATGAACCGGGTAGAAACCATTGAGGTCAAAGATTGGATCAATGGCCAAATCCAACTGGCCGAGGAAGAAAGATGGGAGGCATACCAGGTTCCCTTAATGAGAAATCAAGAAATCATCGAACAACCTACCGATCAGCGAACCCTGACCAGGCGTTATACCGAAGAGGCCATTGCTCAAATCAAAAATATGAATGGGGCACCCTTTTTTCTTTACCTTGCCCACTCCTTACCTCATATTCCCCTATTTCGTGCTGAAGAGTTTAAAGGCAAGTCTCTGGCCGGTATGTACGGGGATGTGATAGAAGAGATTGATTGGTCCGTAGGGCAGATCCTTCAGGTGCTGAAAGAAGAAGGATTGGCTGAAAATACCCTGGTGATCTTTACCTCAGACAATGGACCTTGGCATATTTTCAAAGAACATGGAGGAACGGCAGGCATGCTTCGAGGAGCCAAAGGTGGGACATTTGAAGGGGGTATGCGGGTACCCACCCTGTTCTGGTGGCCCGGGAAGTTGAAACAAGAAGTGGTCATGGATATGGGTACTACCTTAGATTTGTTTCCGACCTTCAGTAAGTTATCAGGATTCCCCATTCCCACCGATCGTTCCTATGATGGCTATGACCTTTCCGGATTGTTATTTGGGACAGGAAAAAGTGAGCGGAATATAGTCTATTATTATCATGGGACCCAACTTAGAGCCATTCGTTGGGGAGACTACAAGGCTCATTTTTTCACTCAAAATGAATACGGCTCTCAAACTGCCCACCCGATCACCCAACCACCATTAGAAATCACCAATCAATTGACTCCTCATGATCCTCCGTTGCTGTATAATTTAAGTATAGATCCCGGAGAGCGATGGAATATAGCCGAGTCGCACCCTGAAATCTTATCAGCCATCCTAAAAATCAGGGATGCCCATTTAGCTACACTGATTCCGGTAGAAAACCAGTTGGAAAAATAA
- a CDS encoding GDCCVxC domain-containing (seleno)protein, producing MNPKYNLTTNLFTCPNATKKSEIIPKDTCQYFYECGNCKIVLRPKEGDSCLYWNYGTVNGPPRQAGTSCCK from the coding sequence ATAAACCCTAAATATAATTTAACTACCAACCTATTTACATGCCCGAATGCGACAAAAAAATCAGAAATTATACCGAAAGACACTTGCCAATATTTTTACGAGTGTGGAAATTGCAAGATAGTTTTAAGGCCAAAAGAGGGCGACTCTTGTCTGTATTGGAATTATGGGACTGTGAATGGCCCACCAAGACAAGCAGGCACAAGTTGCTGTAAATGA
- a CDS encoding helix-turn-helix domain-containing protein, with protein MNQLFQIFKVGSAEALKISASPDKSHQHDYEELVIGMEGQLEHFIDFKNSVMDAPLVSFVTKGKVHRAIPKLKNGKCEMWVLRFKSEFIPEITFQLYANYHNHAMLKLTDDYCFKRLTTICEIIQREMQQENPDLSVVRHLLTALFIMIESERNKISPQEEGGLNHSQNTTLQSFLQILEENYHRPVGVEFYAEKLFMSARNLNLICKNILQQTVSEIIETRKLIEAKNQLTYSDKNISEIGFDLGYNEKAYFTNVFKKRTGQTPSEFREEMKKLFS; from the coding sequence ATGAATCAGCTCTTCCAGATTTTTAAAGTAGGCAGTGCAGAAGCCTTAAAAATATCTGCTTCTCCAGATAAATCGCACCAACACGATTATGAGGAATTGGTCATAGGGATGGAGGGCCAACTGGAACATTTTATTGATTTTAAAAATAGCGTCATGGATGCTCCCCTTGTGAGTTTTGTGACCAAAGGCAAAGTTCACCGTGCCATTCCAAAACTAAAGAATGGAAAATGTGAAATGTGGGTACTGCGCTTCAAAAGTGAGTTTATACCAGAAATCACCTTTCAGCTATATGCCAATTACCACAACCATGCCATGCTCAAACTGACGGATGATTACTGCTTCAAGCGCCTGACCACCATCTGTGAAATCATCCAGAGGGAAATGCAGCAGGAAAATCCTGACCTGAGCGTAGTGAGGCATTTGCTGACAGCGCTATTCATTATGATTGAATCAGAAAGAAATAAAATTTCTCCTCAGGAAGAAGGAGGATTGAACCACTCCCAGAACACTACTTTGCAGAGCTTTTTACAGATTCTCGAAGAAAACTACCATAGGCCTGTTGGGGTGGAATTTTATGCAGAAAAATTGTTTATGTCTGCCAGAAACCTCAACCTGATCTGTAAAAACATTCTTCAGCAAACGGTCAGTGAAATTATTGAAACCAGAAAACTCATTGAAGCCAAAAATCAGTTGACTTATTCTGATAAAAACATTTCCGAAATCGGCTTTGACCTGGGCTACAATGAAAAGGCTTATTTCACCAATGTGTTCAAAAAACGGACAGGGCAGACTCCCTCTGAGTTTCGGGAAGAGATGAAAAAGCTTTTTTCCTGA
- a CDS encoding SDR family NAD(P)-dependent oxidoreductase, whose translation MKTLDQKVAIITGGGSGIGKAISLLYSSEGAKIVVSDIDEKGGQETIAEIIAKGGEAIFVKADTSKPEDNKNVVEKAVEKFGRLDIAVNNAGIGGPLAPTGEYPIDGWDKTIAINLSGVFYGMRYQIPAMLKSGGGSIVNVASILGKVGTPNSPAYVASKHGVIGLTETAALEYAQQNIRINSIGPGYIMTPLLKSLDDATMKALVGLHPLGRLGTSEEVAELALWLNSDKASFVTGAYYNVDGGYLAR comes from the coding sequence ATGAAAACCTTAGATCAAAAAGTAGCCATAATCACCGGTGGTGGCTCTGGCATTGGAAAAGCAATTTCACTTCTCTATTCTTCTGAAGGAGCCAAGATTGTCGTTTCTGATATTGATGAAAAAGGCGGCCAAGAGACTATCGCTGAGATCATAGCCAAAGGCGGCGAAGCGATTTTTGTAAAGGCAGATACCTCCAAACCGGAAGACAACAAAAATGTGGTAGAAAAGGCGGTCGAAAAATTTGGCCGATTGGATATCGCCGTAAACAATGCAGGGATTGGTGGTCCTTTGGCACCAACCGGAGAATATCCCATAGATGGCTGGGACAAAACCATTGCCATCAATCTTTCCGGGGTATTTTACGGCATGCGGTACCAGATTCCTGCCATGCTGAAGTCGGGTGGAGGAAGTATTGTAAATGTCGCTTCCATTCTTGGTAAAGTTGGAACACCGAATTCCCCGGCCTATGTAGCTTCCAAGCACGGAGTGATAGGTCTGACAGAGACAGCAGCCCTAGAATATGCCCAACAAAATATCCGAATCAATTCCATTGGTCCGGGTTATATCATGACTCCTTTGCTAAAATCTTTGGATGATGCTACCATGAAAGCTTTGGTAGGTCTGCATCCTCTGGGAAGATTAGGTACCTCCGAAGAAGTGGCAGAATTGGCCTTATGGTTGAATTCAGATAAGGCTTCATTTGTTACCGGCGCCTATTACAATGTAGACGGGGGTTACTTGGCCCGATAA
- a CDS encoding ClpXP adapter SpxH family protein, whose protein sequence is MKEQVNPLLCDIETGMCEIPDGEDQVAVQEQKPSSGKAIKVIYFTDPICSSCWGIEPQLRKLKLEYGHFIDMEYRMGGLLPDWSYNSGGISKPSDVAHHWDEVSRYYDMPIDGDVWLEDPLNSSYPPSIAFKAAQLQDEGKAISFLREIREMVFLQKKNIAKREHLVAAAGKVGLDVSQFELDFEGKAWELFSEDLKLAKERGVRGFPSLFFADNNGNTEFVYGTKPYAFYEIAILKLAPEVKKKEYQKSWESLFSMYPSLTAKEFSELSGTPRVESEQLLDELAIKGNLVKRNTKNGALWKFQG, encoded by the coding sequence ATGAAAGAACAAGTCAATCCGCTTTTATGCGACATAGAAACCGGCATGTGTGAAATCCCTGATGGGGAAGATCAAGTAGCTGTTCAGGAGCAGAAGCCATCTTCCGGAAAAGCCATAAAAGTAATTTATTTTACCGACCCTATCTGTTCCTCTTGTTGGGGAATAGAACCTCAACTCAGAAAGTTGAAATTGGAATATGGGCATTTCATAGATATGGAATACAGAATGGGCGGTTTATTGCCTGATTGGAGTTACAACAGTGGAGGGATCAGCAAACCCTCTGATGTCGCCCATCATTGGGATGAAGTAAGCCGTTATTATGATATGCCCATAGATGGGGACGTTTGGTTGGAAGACCCCTTGAATTCCTCCTATCCACCTTCCATTGCCTTTAAGGCGGCGCAGCTTCAAGACGAGGGAAAAGCCATATCCTTTCTCCGTGAAATAAGGGAGATGGTTTTTTTACAAAAGAAGAACATTGCCAAAAGGGAACATTTGGTAGCTGCAGCAGGTAAGGTGGGCCTGGATGTATCCCAGTTTGAACTTGATTTCGAAGGTAAGGCCTGGGAGCTTTTCTCCGAAGATTTAAAATTGGCGAAAGAAAGGGGCGTCAGGGGTTTTCCCTCCCTGTTTTTCGCTGATAATAATGGCAACACGGAATTTGTATATGGCACCAAACCTTATGCTTTCTATGAAATCGCCATTTTGAAATTAGCTCCTGAAGTGAAAAAGAAGGAATACCAAAAAAGTTGGGAATCTTTATTCTCCATGTATCCAAGCCTAACTGCCAAAGAATTTTCTGAACTGTCCGGAACGCCTAGGGTTGAAAGTGAGCAGCTTTTGGATGAACTGGCTATAAAGGGTAACTTGGTTAAAAGGAATACAAAAAATGGGGCTTTGTGGAAGTTCCAGGGTTAA
- a CDS encoding OsmC family protein, producing MARITSHIGREHFKTQIKSSTGNILLADEPIEVGGKNVGFSPSELLASALAACTSATLRMYADRKEWDLEEVKSEIELKFFREENKTVISRKLEFIGNLDQDQRQRLLAIANACPVHKILTNPIEINTIVEIEKR from the coding sequence ATGGCAAGAATAACATCTCACATAGGCAGAGAACACTTTAAGACACAAATCAAGTCTTCAACCGGCAATATTTTACTTGCTGATGAACCTATAGAGGTGGGTGGGAAAAATGTTGGTTTTTCACCCAGTGAGCTATTGGCTTCTGCTTTAGCCGCCTGTACCAGCGCAACCCTTAGGATGTATGCTGACCGCAAAGAATGGGATCTGGAGGAAGTAAAAAGCGAGATTGAACTGAAATTCTTTCGGGAAGAAAACAAAACAGTGATCTCCAGAAAACTGGAATTTATTGGTAACCTTGATCAAGACCAAAGGCAACGCTTATTGGCGATTGCCAATGCCTGCCCTGTTCATAAAATACTCACCAATCCAATAGAAATCAACACCATCGTGGAAATTGAAAAGCGCTGA
- the ygiD gene encoding 4,5-DOPA dioxygenase extradiol, whose translation MKLQELNKMTAPLGKTQKMPVLFLGHGSPMNAIEENEFVTGFRNVAKDIPKPQAILCVSAHWETKGTFVTAMQNPPTIHDFGGFPRELFEVQYPAPGSPDLAKETKSLISKTKVGLDDKWGLDHGAWSVIKHLYPNADIPVIQMSIDYRQTPLYHYELAREIKSLREKGVLVIGSGNMVHNLRMVDWRRLNETFGFDWAMEANERMKSYILDGNHRELVNFRSQGKAFDLAIPTPEHYLPLLYALALQEKNEEIKLFNDKAVAGSLTMTSVKIGE comes from the coding sequence ATGAAACTACAAGAATTGAATAAAATGACCGCGCCACTGGGCAAAACCCAAAAAATGCCCGTGCTGTTTTTAGGTCATGGCAGTCCCATGAATGCCATTGAAGAGAATGAATTTGTAACTGGCTTCAGAAATGTCGCCAAAGATATCCCCAAACCCCAAGCGATTCTTTGTGTTTCGGCACATTGGGAAACCAAAGGCACCTTTGTCACTGCCATGCAAAATCCACCAACCATCCACGATTTTGGAGGTTTCCCGAGAGAACTCTTTGAAGTACAATACCCGGCACCTGGCAGCCCCGATTTGGCAAAGGAAACCAAATCCCTGATCAGCAAAACCAAGGTAGGATTGGATGACAAATGGGGACTGGATCATGGGGCCTGGTCTGTTATCAAGCATTTGTACCCCAATGCCGATATTCCGGTGATTCAAATGAGCATCGATTACCGTCAGACGCCCCTGTACCATTACGAATTGGCAAGAGAAATCAAGTCCCTACGCGAAAAAGGGGTTTTGGTCATTGGAAGTGGGAATATGGTGCACAATCTCCGAATGGTAGACTGGAGGAGGCTGAATGAGACTTTCGGTTTTGACTGGGCCATGGAGGCCAATGAGAGAATGAAATCCTATATTCTTGATGGTAATCACCGGGAATTGGTTAATTTTCGGTCTCAGGGAAAAGCCTTTGATTTGGCCATCCCTACCCCTGAACATTATTTGCCTCTCCTGTATGCATTGGCCTTGCAGGAAAAAAATGAGGAAATAAAATTATTCAATGACAAAGCGGTGGCGGGGTCTTTGACCATGACATCGGTGAAAATTGGTGAATGA
- a CDS encoding OmpA family protein: MHKFKSFVLIGGTLILAASSCAPVYRCGDRIPDKLPGGKRLKAVVIERDELCTNLAMSQSENADLTARLNESIQNNQTLRQEFDNLRALYDDLRNENVSQAQQFNTALQQKSNELNEKERLLAEREKSLREMQQIISRQDSITRSLNDLVRNALLGFNSDELTVEIRNGKVYVSMSDKLLFRSGSADVEQKGRQALRVLGDVLRKNEEIDVLVEGHTDNVPIRTARFRDNWDLSVARATSIVRILTDEQNISPTRVTASGKGEFMPRASNDTADGRALNRRTEIILSPKLDELMKILTGN, encoded by the coding sequence ATGCACAAATTTAAATCCTTTGTCCTTATAGGCGGCACCCTCATCTTGGCCGCCTCTTCATGCGCCCCTGTTTACCGTTGTGGAGACAGGATTCCGGACAAACTACCCGGAGGTAAGCGCTTAAAAGCAGTAGTCATCGAGAGGGATGAACTTTGTACAAATCTCGCCATGAGTCAATCCGAAAATGCCGATCTCACAGCAAGACTCAACGAAAGTATCCAGAACAATCAAACTCTCAGGCAGGAATTTGATAACCTAAGGGCTTTGTATGATGACCTGAGAAATGAAAATGTCTCCCAGGCCCAACAATTTAATACCGCCCTACAGCAGAAATCCAATGAACTCAATGAGAAAGAACGCTTATTGGCGGAGCGGGAAAAGTCGCTGCGCGAAATGCAGCAAATCATTTCCCGTCAGGATTCTATTACAAGGAGTTTAAATGATTTGGTGAGAAATGCTTTACTCGGTTTTAATTCAGATGAATTGACTGTGGAAATCAGAAATGGCAAAGTATATGTTTCCATGTCTGATAAACTATTGTTCAGGTCAGGAAGTGCTGATGTAGAGCAAAAGGGAAGACAGGCTCTCCGTGTGTTGGGAGATGTGCTGAGAAAGAATGAAGAAATAGATGTATTGGTGGAAGGCCATACCGATAATGTGCCCATTAGAACTGCCAGATTCAGAGATAACTGGGATTTAAGCGTGGCACGGGCAACATCTATTGTAAGGATACTGACAGATGAGCAAAATATTTCACCTACAAGAGTTACAGCATCCGGAAAAGGTGAGTTTATGCCTAGGGCTTCCAACGATACTGCTGATGGCCGAGCACTTAACAGAAGGACAGAAATCATCTTATCTCCTAAATTGGATGAGCTGATGAAGATTTTGACAGGCAATTAA
- a CDS encoding NAD-dependent epimerase/dehydratase family protein: MRIFFTGGSGKAGKYAIQYLLDQGHRVLNVDLKPLDLPGIHNLIADITDSGQMFNAMTSYAGFDEMEAGTGVPKFDAVVHFAAVPRILINPDNETFRVNTVGTYNVIEAAVKLGIKKIIIASSETTYGICFSDGKTDPKSLPLEEDYDVDPMDSYGLSKVVNEQTARSFQRRSGFDIYALRIGNVIEPHEYELLFPHYFKHPEVRRRNAFCYIDARDLGQIVDLCLKKDGLGYQVFNAGNDHNGAIIPSKELAARFFPGVPLTRDLEEHEALFSNRKIKEVLGFKEQHNWRKYVKVEK; the protein is encoded by the coding sequence ATGAGAATATTCTTCACAGGAGGCTCAGGAAAAGCTGGGAAATACGCTATACAGTACTTACTTGATCAAGGCCATAGGGTTTTGAATGTGGATTTAAAGCCTTTGGACCTCCCTGGTATACATAATCTGATAGCAGATATTACAGATTCCGGTCAGATGTTCAATGCCATGACTTCCTATGCAGGTTTTGATGAAATGGAAGCAGGTACCGGAGTACCAAAATTTGATGCTGTAGTGCACTTTGCAGCCGTACCAAGAATTCTGATCAATCCGGACAATGAAACATTCAGGGTCAATACCGTGGGTACATATAATGTCATAGAAGCGGCTGTCAAGTTGGGGATCAAAAAGATTATCATAGCCTCTTCGGAGACTACCTATGGCATCTGTTTTTCAGATGGAAAAACCGATCCTAAATCCTTGCCCCTGGAGGAGGATTATGATGTGGATCCTATGGACAGTTATGGACTGTCCAAAGTGGTTAACGAGCAGACGGCACGCAGCTTTCAGCGCCGCTCAGGTTTTGATATCTATGCCCTGCGCATCGGCAATGTCATCGAGCCCCATGAATATGAACTGCTTTTTCCACATTATTTCAAACATCCCGAGGTTCGGAGAAGAAATGCGTTTTGCTATATAGATGCAAGGGATTTAGGACAGATTGTGGATTTATGTCTGAAAAAAGATGGATTGGGTTATCAGGTATTCAATGCAGGTAATGACCACAATGGTGCCATTATCCCCAGTAAAGAATTAGCGGCAAGATTTTTCCCGGGAGTGCCTCTTACCCGGGATCTTGAAGAACATGAGGCATTATTTTCCAATCGGAAAATCAAGGAAGTCCTTGGGTTTAAAGAGCAGCACAATTGGAGAAAGTATGTGAAGGTGGAAAAATGA